GGGCGTTCTGCTCAATTTTTCGGCCAACCACCTCGATTACCACGAGACCATGGAAGAGTATCTGAGCGCAAAGCTCTCCATGTTCGCGCACATGGGCGCATCGGACCTGGCCGTGGTGCCGCTGTCCATGAAGGATGAGCTTGAGAGACGAAATTTCACCCAGGGTCGCCGGGTCTATTTTGTGGCCAGTCCCCGTTTTGAATGCCCGGGGCTGCCCGGTCAGCACAACCGGGAAAACATGGAGGCGGCCTATCTGGCGTGCCGCTATTTCGGGCTTTCCGAGGAGGATGTGCAGCGCGGGATCGACGGTTTCGCCACCCTGCCGCATCGCATCGAGGCGGTCGCGGAGCACAAGGGCATAGTTTTTATTGATGATTCCAAGTCCACGACCATCGACTCCATGATTGCGGCGCTCAAAAGCCAGGACCGCCCCGTGCGCCTTTTGGCCGGAGGCGTGTTTAAAGGTGGTGATCTCTGTGCGGTGGTGCCGGTTCTGCGCGAGAAGGTTCGCGGCGTGTATCTGTTCGGGCAGTCGCGGGAAATTTTCGAAGCGGCCTGGAGTGGATGCGGCAAGGAACTCAGTTGGGACGCAACGCTGGAAGAGGCTTTGTTCAGGGCCGCCGCCGACGCCCGCAGCGGAGAATGCGTGCTCCTGTCGCCGGCCACGGCCAGTTTCGACCTCTTCGCCAACTACAAGGAGCGGGGCAAGGCTTTCCAGCGCGCGGTCAGGGAATGGGTGGAGGGCGCATCATGAAGATCACCCAGCGCGAAGCGGCCCGCCAGCTCATGAGCTTTGACGTCATCTTGCTGGGTGCGGTCATCTGTCTGGCTTCTCTCGGGCTGATCATGGTTCTGAGCGCAAGCGGCATCATGGCCGAGAAGGTTTACGGCGACAAGTACGCCCTGTTCTGGAAGCAGGTGCTGTTCATGGTCGCCGGAGGCGTGGTGCTGACGGTCGCGGCCCGCGCGAACATCGAATTTTTTTATCGCCACACCTATCTCTGGATTTTGCTGGCGGCCGGACTTCTGCTGCTGACCGTTTTTTCGCCGCTTGCCACCACCGCCGGCGGTGCAAGCCGCTGGTTGCGGATCGGGCCGTTCTCGGTCCAGCCGCTGGAGGCCGCCAAGATCGCGCTGGTTTTCTACCTGTCCTACTTTTTCGCCAACAAGCAGGACCTGGTCAAAACCTTCAGCGTGGGTTTTCTGCCGCCGATCATGGTGACGGGGAGCCTTTGCTTTCTGCTGCTCCTGCAACCTGACTTCGGCGGCGCGGTGTTTCTGGCGGGCCTGCTTTTCCTGATGTGCCTGGTCGGTGGAACGCGGATCATTTTTCTGGGATCGGCCGTTGTGCTGGCCCTGGTCTCGGCGGCGCTGCTGGTGGTCAATTCCCCGTATCGTTTTCGCCGGGTCTTTTCCTTCCTGGACCCGTTCCAGGATGCCCAGAACACGGGATACCAGCTGGTGCAGTCTCTTTACGGGCTGGGTTCGGGCGGATGGTTCGGCCTGGGGCTGGGCGAGGGAAAGCAGAAGCTTTTCTTTCTGCCCGAAGCGCACAACGACTTCATCATGTCCGTGCTCGGTGAAGAACTGGGCTTTGTCGGGGTGTCCCTGATCGTCATCCTGCTCGGTGTGGTCTTGTGGCGGACTCTGGCGATCAGCGTCCGTCAGGCAACCATGCATGACCGCATCACCGCCTTCGGCATGGGAGCGATCGTGATCGTCGGCGGCATCCTGAACATGGGCGTGGTCCTTGGCGCCATTCCCCCTAAGGGAGTGCCCATGCCGTTTTTGAGTTATGGCGGCAGCCACCTGCTGACCGGATTTTTTTGTACCGGGGTGCTGCTCAACCTGTCACGCAAGGTCAAGGCATGAAACGTTTGATTCTGACCACAGGCGGCACCGGAGGCCACATTTTCCCGGCACTGGCCGTGGCGGAGTCCATGCGCGCCACCGTACCTGACTGCGAGATCCTGTTCGTGGGCTCGGAACGTGGCCCCGAAGGTGAATGGGCGCGCAAGGCCGGACTGTCTTTTGTGGCTCTGCCGGCCCAGGGCGTTCTGGGGCGCGGCATCAAGAGCGCGGCCACGGCCTTGTGGCTGGGGCGCAGCCTGCTCAAGTCCTGGCGGCTTCTGCGTGAGTTCAAGCCCGACGTGGTGCTGGGTCTTGGCGGCTACGCGGGATTTTCCTGCCCCCTGGCGGCAAGTCTGATGGGCATTCCTTCGGCCATTCACGAGCAGAACAGCGTGCCCGGAGTGACCAACCGTATTCTGGCACGGCGCGTGGACCGCGTGCTGGTCAGCTTCGCGGACATGGAAGGCCCGATCTTCGGCGGCCCAAAAGCGGTCGTCACCGGCAATCCCGTCCGCGCCGAAATCCGCACCTTGCGTGAAGAGCGGCGCATGCCGGGGCGAAATATTTTGATTGTGGGCGGCAGTCAGGGCGCTTCTGCCCTGAACGGCTTCGTGGTGCGGGAACTCGACAGGCTCAAAGCCCTGGGGCTCGGCATCTGGCATCAGACGGGAAAAGACGAATTCGAGGCCATCCGAGAGGTTTACGCCCAAAAGTATCCCGCCGCGCGTGTGGAGCCGTTCATCAGCGACATGCACGAAGCCTACCGCTTCGCCGATCTGGTGATTTGCCGGGCCGGAGCCACGACCATCGCGGAACTGACGGTGGCGGGGAAGCCGAGCATTCTGGTGCCCTTTCCCTACGCAACCCACGACCACCAGCTAAGGAACGCCCGTTCGCTGGAAAAGGTCGGGGCGGCGCTGGTCATTCAGCAACGCCAGCTGGATGAGTTGAATTTGTCTTCTGTGGTGGGCGATCTTTTTCAAATGCCGGAGAATCTGGCCAGAATGGCCCGGGCGGCCCGCGAAGCCGGCATCCACGATGCCGGGGACAGGGTCGTGGCGCAATTGCAGGATTTGGCGTCGAGCAAAACACGGCGTGACAGACGGTGAACATGAAGTCGAAAATTAGAAAAATACACATGGTAGGCATCGGCGGCGCAGGCATGAGCGGCATTGCCGAGGTGCTGCTGACCCTTGGCTACGAAGTGTCGGGTTCGGACTTGGTCAAGGGGCCGGTGGCGTTGCGCCTTGAGTCTCTCGGGGCAACGATTCATGCCGGTCACGAGAGGAAGAACGTCCGCGATGCCCAGGTCGTGGTCCGCTCCACTGCCGTGCGCGACGACAATCCCGAGCTTGAGGAAGCTCGCGCCCATGGCGTGCCCATCATCCCGCGCGCCGAAATGCTGGCCGAGCTGATGCGCCTCAAGGTCGGCGTGGCGGTGGCCGGGACCCACGGGAAAACCACGACCACGTCGCTCTTGGCCACGATATTCATGGAAGCCCACCTTGACCCCACGGTCATCATCGGCGGCCGGCTGAACGCCTACGGTTCCAACGCCATGCTTGGCCAGGGACGCTATCTCATCGCCGAAGCCGACGAATCCGACGGGTCGTTTCTGTGTCTTTTGCCGAGAATATCCATCGTCACCAACGTCGATGCGGATCATCTCGATTACTACAAGGACATGGACGAAATCCGGGACAGCTTTGTCGAATTCATGAACAGCGTGCCGTTTTACGGGCTGAACGTGGTCTGCGGTGACGACAAGGGCGTGCAGTCCATTCTGCCCAGGGTCCGCCGTCCGGTCATGACCTACGGCTTCGGCGAGGGAAATGATCTGCGCGCCGAAATCATAAGCTGCGAGGCGGGATCGCGATTCAACGTCTATCGCCACGGGGAATTCTGGGGCGAGGTGTCCCTGACCCATCCCGGCCGTCACAATGTCTTGAATGCCTTGGCCGCCATCGGCGTGGCCATGGAGGCCGAGGTGCCAAAGGCGGACATCATCCACGGTCTTGGAGCCTTTGCCGGAGTCGGGCGCCGTTTTGAACACAAGGGCGAACGGAACGGAGTGCTCGTGGTCGACGACTATGGCCACCATCCGACGGAGATCGCCGCAACCCTCGAAACCGCGCGGCTGTGCTATCCGCACAAGCGCCTGGTTGTGGCCTTCCAGCCACACAGGTTCAGCAGGACGCAGGCCCTGTTCGGCGATTTTTCCAAGGTGTTCGCGGGGGTTGATCAATTGCTGTTGACGGAGATCTATCCGGCCAGCGAATCCCCAATCCCTGGGGTCAGCGGGCAGAGTCTGGCTCAGGCCATCCGACAGGTGACCAGCACTCCGGTGCGATTTTTCGAGGATTTCGGCGCCATGCAGTCTGCCCTTGGCGAGATTCTGCACGAAGGCGATCTGTTTTTGACGCTGGGCGCGGGCAGCATCTGGACCGTCGGCCAGGGATATCTGGATGAAGGGGCGGGGACTCCGTGAGCACGGCGGTTCTGGGCAAGAAGATTCGCCGGAACGTACCCCGGCGCAAGGAACGCAGGCAGCCTGTGGACAAGGGCGCGGTGCTTGGCGGACTCCTTCTTGGCCTGGGACGCACGGTTTTCGTTCTGACACGCTGGACTTTGGGCGTTGCCGCGGTGGTAGTTGTCAGCTTCGGGATTCTGTTCGCCTACAGATGGGTCACGGCTCATGAGTTTTTTGCCCTCGTCAATCTGCGGATCGAAGGCTCTCAGCGGCTCGGGCGCGAGGAGATCGCGGAGATGGGCGGGGTCAGCACGGGTTCGAATGTATTGAGCATCAATATCGCGGAGGTGCAGCGCCGCATCGCCGCCAGCGAATGGGTGGAAAGCGTGGCCGTGACCCGGGTTCTGCCCGACGGCCTGATCATCGAGGTGAAGGAGCGGGAACCCGCCTTCCTGACGCGCCGCGACGAGCAGCTCTACTACGCGGACATCAACGGGCAGACCATAGCGCCCGTGAGCGTGGACAAGTTCATATCGCTCCCGATTCTGGAGACGGAAGAGGGCGTGCAGGTCGGAAGCGGAATCAGGACGC
This portion of the Desulfomicrobium macestii genome encodes:
- a CDS encoding cell division protein FtsQ/DivIB, translated to MSTAVLGKKIRRNVPRRKERRQPVDKGAVLGGLLLGLGRTVFVLTRWTLGVAAVVVVSFGILFAYRWVTAHEFFALVNLRIEGSQRLGREEIAEMGGVSTGSNVLSINIAEVQRRIAASEWVESVAVTRVLPDGLIIEVKEREPAFLTRRDEQLYYADINGQTIAPVSVDKFISLPILETEEGVQVGSGIRTLLDEVARNSLPFGMSQIAWLRQDSADQFSIFLEKPRVLVQLDGADLDSALASLTKVWADLGRRGELDRTEFMFVMPGRAWIRLHADQTL
- the murD gene encoding UDP-N-acetylmuramoyl-L-alanine--D-glutamate ligase; this encodes MREFIHEDQLRGHIAIVLGAGASGIAAARLLVKMGASVRVLEKNEACAAKVPADLGFTVCAGEHEPEHFAGANLIVLSPGIARSKVAHLLPAGVQVVSELELASWFVSEPIIAVTGTNGKTTTTTLISRILEVNGKKVFIGGNIGTPQCEYLLGGEQADILVLEVSSFQLQNSPSFHPRVGVLLNFSANHLDYHETMEEYLSAKLSMFAHMGASDLAVVPLSMKDELERRNFTQGRRVYFVASPRFECPGLPGQHNRENMEAAYLACRYFGLSEEDVQRGIDGFATLPHRIEAVAEHKGIVFIDDSKSTTIDSMIAALKSQDRPVRLLAGGVFKGGDLCAVVPVLREKVRGVYLFGQSREIFEAAWSGCGKELSWDATLEEALFRAAADARSGECVLLSPATASFDLFANYKERGKAFQRAVREWVEGAS
- the murG gene encoding undecaprenyldiphospho-muramoylpentapeptide beta-N-acetylglucosaminyltransferase; the protein is MKRLILTTGGTGGHIFPALAVAESMRATVPDCEILFVGSERGPEGEWARKAGLSFVALPAQGVLGRGIKSAATALWLGRSLLKSWRLLREFKPDVVLGLGGYAGFSCPLAASLMGIPSAIHEQNSVPGVTNRILARRVDRVLVSFADMEGPIFGGPKAVVTGNPVRAEIRTLREERRMPGRNILIVGGSQGASALNGFVVRELDRLKALGLGIWHQTGKDEFEAIREVYAQKYPAARVEPFISDMHEAYRFADLVICRAGATTIAELTVAGKPSILVPFPYATHDHQLRNARSLEKVGAALVIQQRQLDELNLSSVVGDLFQMPENLARMARAAREAGIHDAGDRVVAQLQDLASSKTRRDRR
- the ftsW gene encoding putative lipid II flippase FtsW, whose product is MKITQREAARQLMSFDVILLGAVICLASLGLIMVLSASGIMAEKVYGDKYALFWKQVLFMVAGGVVLTVAARANIEFFYRHTYLWILLAAGLLLLTVFSPLATTAGGASRWLRIGPFSVQPLEAAKIALVFYLSYFFANKQDLVKTFSVGFLPPIMVTGSLCFLLLLQPDFGGAVFLAGLLFLMCLVGGTRIIFLGSAVVLALVSAALLVVNSPYRFRRVFSFLDPFQDAQNTGYQLVQSLYGLGSGGWFGLGLGEGKQKLFFLPEAHNDFIMSVLGEELGFVGVSLIVILLGVVLWRTLAISVRQATMHDRITAFGMGAIVIVGGILNMGVVLGAIPPKGVPMPFLSYGGSHLLTGFFCTGVLLNLSRKVKA
- the murC gene encoding UDP-N-acetylmuramate--L-alanine ligase; this translates as MKSKIRKIHMVGIGGAGMSGIAEVLLTLGYEVSGSDLVKGPVALRLESLGATIHAGHERKNVRDAQVVVRSTAVRDDNPELEEARAHGVPIIPRAEMLAELMRLKVGVAVAGTHGKTTTTSLLATIFMEAHLDPTVIIGGRLNAYGSNAMLGQGRYLIAEADESDGSFLCLLPRISIVTNVDADHLDYYKDMDEIRDSFVEFMNSVPFYGLNVVCGDDKGVQSILPRVRRPVMTYGFGEGNDLRAEIISCEAGSRFNVYRHGEFWGEVSLTHPGRHNVLNALAAIGVAMEAEVPKADIIHGLGAFAGVGRRFEHKGERNGVLVVDDYGHHPTEIAATLETARLCYPHKRLVVAFQPHRFSRTQALFGDFSKVFAGVDQLLLTEIYPASESPIPGVSGQSLAQAIRQVTSTPVRFFEDFGAMQSALGEILHEGDLFLTLGAGSIWTVGQGYLDEGAGTP